Below is a genomic region from Gemmobacter sp. 24YEA27.
CATCCATCACGCCGAGATGTTTTTCCAGCGCCTCGTCGTAAGAAACGGTCTCGTAGCGCTTGGCATCCTCGTGTTTTTTCGGGTCTTTGTCATAGACGCCATCCACTTTGGTGCCTTTGAACACCGCCTCGCAGCCCATTTCATTGGCCCGCAAAGTCGCAGCGGTGTCGGTGGTGAAATAGGGGTTGCCGGTGCCGGCGGCGAAGATGCAGACGCGTTTTTTCTCGAGGTGGCGGACGGCACGGCGACGGATATAGGGCTCGCAGACCTGATCCATCGGGATGGCTGAAATCACCCGGGTGAAGACGCCGATCTGTTCCAGCGCCGATTGCATCGCGAGCGCGTTCATCACTGTGGCAAGCATGCCCATGTAATCGGCGGTTGTGCGTTCCATCCCCTGCGCCGAACCGGCGAGGCCGCGGAAGATATTGCCGCCGCCGATCACCATGCAGATCTCGACTCCAAGCTCCTGCACCGCTTTGACTTCCTGGGCGATGCGCGCAACCGTGGGCGGATTGAGGCCGAAGCCCTGGTCGCCCATCAGCGCCTCCCCCGAGATTTTGAGCATCACGCGGGAATATTTCACCGCCGAGGCCGTGACTGGCCCTGGCTTTGTGCTTGCGCTGGACATGGGAATCCCCTGGTCTTGTTCTGATTTTGAAGTTGCGCGCAAAATGGTCGAAAATCGGGCCGGGATCAACCGGGGTTGCGGCGGATCCGCACAGGCGCGAAAGAGAGCGCGAAAGGGCGCGCGGCCCCCATCCCGGCAACGTCGGGATTGACCCGGAATATTTGGATCAAGAGGACATTCAATGCCGGATCTCTCTGCAATTTCAAGGGAGCTGCCTGTGCTGATCGCCGGACCGACGGCGAGCGGAAAATCGGCGCTGGCGCTGGAACTGGCGGCGCGGGACGGGCGGGCGGTGGTGAATGCCGATGCGCTTCAGGTCTATGACTGCTGGCGGGTCCTGTCGGCGCGGCCCTCTCGGGCCGAGGTGGCGGCGGCGCCGCATCTGCTTTACGGCCATATCGGGCGCGATGCGGAATATTCGGTCGGCCACTGGCTGCGCGAGGTCACGGCTTTGCTGGCGCGCCCGGTGGTGATCGTCGGGGGACCGGGCTATATTTCATGGCGCTGACGGAAGGTCTGGCAGAGATGCCGCCGGTGCCGCCCGCGATGCGGGCCGAGGCGGACCGGCTGCGGCTGGAGGAATATCCCGCGATGCTGGCGGGGCTCGACCCCGAGACCGCCGCGCGGATCGACCTGCGCAACCCCGCCCGCGTGCAGCGCGCCTGGGAGGTTTTGCGGGCCACCGGGCGCGGGCTGGCCTTCTGGCAGGCGCAGACGGGCCCGGCACTTTTGCCGCGCGCGCGTAGCGAGGCCCTTGTGATGCAGCCCGGGACTGACTGGCTGAACCACCGCATCGACCGGCGTTTTGATCAGATGATCGGGAACGGGGCGCTGGAAGAGGCGCGCGCCGCGCTGCCGCACTGGGACGCCGCGCGCCCCTGGGCCAAAGCGATCGGGGCGCCGGAGCTTGTTGCTTATCTGCGTGGCGAGGCGAGCCTTGCCGAAGCGATCACTGCGGCAAAAATCGCCAGCCATCAATATGCGAAACGCCAGCGGACCTGGTTTCGCAGCCGGATGCGCGACTGGCAGAGGCTGGCGCTGCCCTGAGGCGCGCCCTGCCCCTTCCAATGTCGCGGCTGGCGTGGCTTGCCAGCGGCTTGCAAAACGTCCACATATTTACCCACAGCTTTCCGTGAGGGCTGTGGATAACTTGACTGAAATGTCATTTTTTTGGTTTCATTTTTGCAGACTTGCCGCTTACCTTTCGCCCATCGGCAGAAAAGATAAGAAGACAATGCAAGACTTTACCGCGATTTCAAACCTCCGGGTCCTCGCCATTCCACGTCTCGCCGCCGCCGGCCGCTGGCGTGTCGAAGCGATGCGCTCGCTGTCTGAATCCTGCCTTTTGTGGTTCACCAAGGGACAGGGCCGTATCACGGTCCAGGGGCAGACGCGCGGCTATACCGCACATAATGTGGTTTTCATTCCGCCGGGCGTTATGCATGGCTTTGATGCCGGCCCTTCGGTTTTCGGCACGGCGGTGTTTTTCGGGCGCAATTGCGGGCTGCCTTTGCCCGCATCACCGCAGCATCTGCGGATCCGCGAGGTCCATGCGCAGCAGGAAATCAACGTCTTGCTTGATTCGATTACGCGCGAGATGAGCTCGGATGTGCCGGCCCATGATCGGGCCACCGGGCATTATCTGGGGCTGCTCGGGGTCTGGCTGGAGCGCCAGGCCGCCCGGGCCGAGCCGGAAGCCACCCGCCCCGATGCCAGCCGCCGGCTGGCGGCGCGCTATTCCAGTCTTCTGGAAAAGGAGTATCGCTCGGGTCTTGGCGTCTCGGATTTCGCGGCAAAGCTGAATGTCACGCCCACCCATCTGTCGCGCTGCTGCAAACAGTCCTGCGGCAAACCGGCCTCAGTTCTGTTGCAGGACCGCCGTATCTTCGAGGCTCAGCGCCTGTTGAGCGAGACGAAGATCCCGGTGGGTCATATCGCAGCCAGCCTTGGCTTTGCCTCGCCGGCCTATTTCACCCGCGCCTTCCACCA
It encodes:
- the pyrH gene encoding UMP kinase; amino-acid sequence: MSSASTKPGPVTASAVKYSRVMLKISGEALMGDQGFGLNPPTVARIAQEVKAVQELGVEICMVIGGGNIFRGLAGSAQGMERTTADYMGMLATVMNALAMQSALEQIGVFTRVISAIPMDQVCEPYIRRRAVRHLEKKRVCIFAAGTGNPYFTTDTAATLRANEMGCEAVFKGTKVDGVYDKDPKKHEDAKRYETVSYDEALEKHLGVMDATAIALARDNDLPIIVFSLDEPGGFRTILAGEGTYTLVNAKG
- a CDS encoding AraC family transcriptional regulator, with protein sequence MQDFTAISNLRVLAIPRLAAAGRWRVEAMRSLSESCLLWFTKGQGRITVQGQTRGYTAHNVVFIPPGVMHGFDAGPSVFGTAVFFGRNCGLPLPASPQHLRIREVHAQQEINVLLDSITREMSSDVPAHDRATGHYLGLLGVWLERQAARAEPEATRPDASRRLAARYSSLLEKEYRSGLGVSDFAAKLNVTPTHLSRCCKQSCGKPASVLLQDRRIFEAQRLLSETKIPVGHIAASLGFASPAYFTRAFHHMTGKSPTAFRRTG